One Aegilops tauschii subsp. strangulata cultivar AL8/78 chromosome 7, Aet v6.0, whole genome shotgun sequence genomic window carries:
- the LOC109753756 gene encoding daphnetin O-methyltransferase 1, whose translation MDAQAPEIEVPKDAELLQAQADLWRHTLYYLTSMGLRCAVKLGIPTAIHNLGGVSSLPDLAAALSIPASKQPFLGRLMRALVTSGVFANGGKNDSGEELFRLNPLSRILVDGVVAEEHHSQTSFVLAGTSRHYMEAALGMADWFKKDATGPVPSVFEDVHSASLFDESTAALDPELDALVTEGLAAHDNLGIGTIMRECHDLFKGLESLTDCCGGDGTTARAITKAHPHVKCTVLDLPKVIDKTPSDGIVNYVAGDLFHTVPKAQAVMLKLVLHHWSDDDCVKILTQCKNAIPSREEGGKVIVIDIVVEPSLGPAMFEAQTLMDILMLVFTRGRQRSENDWHELFTKAGFSDYKIVKKLGA comes from the exons ATGGACGCCCAGGCACCGGAGATCGAGGTacccaaggatgccgagctcctGCAGGCACAGGCCGACCTGTGGCGCCACACCCTTTACTACCTCACGTCCATGGGGCTTCGCTGCGCCGTTAAGCTCGGCATCCCGACCGCGATCCATAACCTCGGCGGGGTCTCCTCGCTGCCCGACCTGGCGGCTGCGCTGTCCATCCCGGCAAGCAAGCAGCCGTTCCTCGGCCGCCTGATGCGCGCACTGGTCACCTCAGGCGTCTTCGCCAACGGCGGCAAGAACGACTCTGGGGAGGAGCTCTTCCGCCTCAACCCCCTGTCCCGCATCCTCGTGGACGGCGTCGTCGCCGAGGAGCACCACAGCCAGACGTCCTTTGTGCTCGCTGGGACGTCCCGGCACTACATGGAAGCTGCGCTGGGGATGGCTGACTGGTTCAAGAAGGACGCCACTGGACCGGTGCCATCGGTGTTCGAGGACGTGCATAGCGCGTCCCTCTTCGACGAGAGCACAGCGGCCTTGGACCCAGAGCTCGACGCACTGGTCACCGAAGGTCTGGCCGCCCACGACAACCTTGGGATCGGCACCATCATGCGTGAGTGCCATGACCTCTTCAAGGGGCTTGAGTCTCTAACTGACTGCTGTGGTGGTGATGGAACCACGGCGAGGGCCATCACCAAGGCTCACCCGCATGTCAAGTGCACCGTGCTGGATCTCCCCAAGGTGATCGACAAAACTCCTTCTGACGGCATAGTCAACTATGTCGCCGGTGACCTCTTCCACACCGTCCCGAAGGCTCAGGCGGTGATGCTCAAG CTTGTGTTGCACCACTGGAGTGACGACGATTGTGTCAAAATCCTAACCCAATGTAAGAATGCCATTCCTTCACGTGAGGAGGGAGGAAAGGTGATTGTCATAGACATTGTGGTCGAACCATCATTAGGACCAGCCATGTTTGAGGCACAGACTCTAATGGACATCCTCATGCTTGTGTTCACGAGAGGCCGTCAACGTAGTGAAAATGACTGGCATGAGCTTTTCACGAAAGCAGGGTTTAGCGACTACAAAATTGTCAAGAAACTGGGTGCATGA
- the LOC109753752 gene encoding uncharacterized protein: protein MDLFLPLVSLILIAGGQGKQHASFADAAKMTLTNMQTQTAYWEAALPGIHIPPAVSDLLAQPKGQQKIGPNYERVNSEGGHRDNHVHIISQVKDDLKEAHGSHGEESRKKVMMTHETKIGKDLKRQPLSHGLQANNYVEEKNDAHRAKIAENLKEISVPYGSESDNNFKKVSLNLKKILAAYTTLKDENLMEISVSYGSKVREAHEKVSGSYRLEGENNLKEISLSYGINSDDTPKEELAHEENVKEISVSYGLEGSKSLKKVPLNLKKILAAYTPWKDGNLKEISVSYGSKGQENSKEASGISGLKGEKDLKEISVSYGVDGQENLKEISVTYGSKDQQILKEPSGSYVLRGEKDLKEISVSYGTDGHENLKEISVTYGSKDQKIGKEAFGSYGLKGERDLKEISVSYGVDGQEVPKGGSTSHEENSKEVTLSYGSVEEKDEQPDVLNQVKGEGSHHVHAHSYKNKKEADVFFFHDTLRPGSLITPTIPPTTSMPALLSGNVADSIPFTTEHLSDIITMFAPASLTMTREIRWTLDTCEHPRTLPGQKAGCATSLESLAELPASLLGRRNVRAFSAVDLPMDAAGTPALRGRYNVTAARKLSGPSSEVVTCHDLTYPYAVYYCHTSSPTAAYMVTLASVGEGASPATMEVMAVCHLDTSLWSPKNPFFELHKVRPGDVAVCHFLTKLSIIWVSVDGHVDTL, encoded by the exons ATGGATTTGTTTCTGCCACTCGTCTCATTGATTTTG ATTGCCGGAGGACAAGGTAAGCAGCATGCTAGTTTTGCCGATGCGGCCAAGATGACGCTGACAAACATGCAGACACAGACGGCATATTGGGAGGCCGCGCTTCCAGGAATTCACATTCCCCCGGCAGTCAGCGACCTGTTAGCCCAACCAAaag GGCAGCAAAAAATTGGACCAAACTATGAAAGAGTCAACTCAGAAGGTGGTCACAGGGACAACCATGTTCATATCATATCACAGGTTAAAGATGATTTAAAAGAGGCCCATGGTTCTCATGGTGAAGAAAGTAGAAAGAAGGTCATGATGACACATGAGACAAAAATTGGTAAGGATCTGAAGAGACAACCATTGTCACATGGGTTACAAGCTAATAATTATgtagaagaaaaaaatgatgcGCATAGAGCAAAAATCGCAGAAAATCTGAAGGAAATATCAGTGCCATATGGGTCAGAAAGTGACAACAATTTTAAGAAAGTTTCATTAAATTTGAAGAAGATCCTTGCAGCATATACAACACTGAAAGATGAAAACCTTATGGAAATATCAGTGTCATATGGATCAAAAGTTAGAGAAGCCCACGAAAAAGTTTCAGGGTCATATAGGTTAGAAGGTGAAAATAATTTAAAAGAAATATCTCTGTCTTATGGTATAAATAGCGATGATACTCCAAAGGAAGAATTGGCACATGAAGAAAATGTAAAGGAAATCTCAGTGTCATATGGGTTAGAAGGTTCAAAGAGTTTAAAGAAAGTTCCACTAAATTTAAAGAAGATCCTTGCAGCCTACACACCTTGGAAAGATGGAAATCTAAAGGAAATATCTGTGTCATATGGATCAAAAGGCCAAGAGAATTCAAAGGAAGCATCAGGAATATCTGGGTTAAAAGGTGAAAAGGATTTAAAAGAAATCTCAGTGTCTTATGGTGTAGATGGCCAAGAAAACCTAAAGGAAATATCTGTGACATACGGATCAAAAGACCAACAAATTCTGAAGGAACCGTCAGGGTCATATGTTTTAAGAGGTGAAAAGGATTTAAAAGAGATCTCAGTGTCTTATGGGACAGACGGCCATGAAAATCTGAAGGAAATATCCGTAACATATGGATCAAAGGACCAAAAAATTGGCAAGGAAGCATTTGGATCCTATGGGTTAAAAGGTGAAAGGGATTTGAAAGAAATCTCAGTGTCCTATGGTGTAGACGGCCAGGAGGTTCCAAAGGGAGGCTCCACATCACACGAAGAAAATTCAAAGGAAGTCACTCTGTCATATGGGTCAGTCGAAGAGAAAGATGAACAACCCGACGTTCTGAATCAAG TAAAAGGAGAGGGGAGCCACCATGTTCACGCTCACAGTTACAAGAACAAGAAAGAGGCTGATGTCTTTTTCTTCCACGACACGTTGAGGCCAGGGTCCTTGATCACTCCGACCATCCCGCCGACCACCTCCATGCCGGCGCTTCTCTCCGGCAACGTCGCCGACTCCATCCCATTCACCACCGAGCACCTCTCCGACATCATCACGATGTTCGCGCCGGCGTCACTCACGATGACCAGAGAGATACGGTGGACGCTGGACACCTGCGAGCACCCACGGACGCTCCCCGGCCAGAAAGCAGGCTGCGCCACCTCCCTCGAGTCCCTCGCCGAGCTGCCGGCGTCCCTGCTTGGGAGGCGAAACGTCCGCGCGTTCTCCGCCGTGGATCTGCCCATGGATGCCGCTGGGACACCGGCGCTTAGGGGGAGGTACAACGTGACGGCTGCACGGAAGCTCTCCGGGCCATCATCTGAGGTCGTGACCTGCCATGACCTGACCTACCCCTACGCGGTGTACTACTGCCACACGTCCAGCCCTACGGCCGCGTACATGGTAACGCTGGCGAGCGTGGGCGAGGGTGCCTCGCCGGCGACGATGGAGGTCATGGCCGTGTGCCACCTCGACACGTCATTGTGGAGCCCGAAGAACCCGTTCTTTGAGCTGCACAAAGTTAGGCCAGGTGATGTGGCCGTGTGCCACTTCCTCACTAAGCTGAGCATCATCTGGGTGTCAGTCGACGGGCATGTCGACACACTGTAG